From one Streptomyces sp. CA-210063 genomic stretch:
- a CDS encoding NAD kinase — MTQDRVRTVFLLTHTGRPAAIRSAELVVKGLLHHGIGVRVLEHEAEDIPVPEEVELVKEATPQCLDGCELLIVLGGDGTLLRGAEFARASGVPMLGVNLGSVGFLAEAERDDLDKVVDRVVTKSYEVEERMTVDVVVHQNGNIVHTDWALNEAAVQKAGAEKLLEVVLEIDGRPVTGFGCDGIVLSTPTGSTAYAFSAGGPVVWPEVEALLMVPISAHALFAKPLVTSPNSVLAVEVLPHIPPGVLWCDGRRTVELPPGARVEVRRGAVPVRLARLHHASFTDRLVAKFALPVSGWRGARH; from the coding sequence TTGACTCAGGACCGAGTTCGAACTGTTTTCCTGCTCACCCACACCGGGCGGCCGGCTGCGATCCGCAGCGCCGAACTCGTCGTCAAGGGGCTGCTGCACCACGGCATCGGCGTGCGGGTCCTGGAGCACGAGGCCGAGGACATCCCGGTGCCGGAGGAGGTGGAACTCGTCAAGGAGGCCACCCCGCAGTGCCTCGACGGGTGCGAGCTGCTCATCGTCCTCGGCGGTGACGGCACGCTGCTGCGCGGAGCCGAGTTCGCCCGGGCGTCCGGGGTGCCGATGCTCGGCGTCAACCTCGGCAGCGTCGGCTTCCTCGCGGAGGCCGAGCGTGACGACCTCGACAAGGTCGTCGACCGCGTGGTGACCAAGTCCTACGAGGTCGAAGAGCGTATGACCGTCGATGTCGTCGTTCATCAGAACGGGAACATCGTCCACACGGACTGGGCGCTGAACGAGGCGGCCGTGCAGAAGGCGGGCGCCGAGAAGCTGCTCGAGGTCGTCCTTGAGATCGATGGCCGGCCGGTGACGGGATTCGGGTGTGACGGGATTGTTCTGTCCACGCCTACCGGGTCCACGGCGTATGCGTTCTCGGCGGGTGGGCCTGTGGTGTGGCCGGAGGTCGAGGCTCTGTTGATGGTGCCGATCAGCGCGCACGCGCTGTTCGCCAAGCCGTTGGTCACGTCGCCGAATTCGGTGCTGGCGGTGGAGGTTCTGCCGCATATTCCGCCCGGGGTTCTGTGGTGTGACGGGCGGCGGACCGTTGAGCTGCCGCCGGGGGCTCGGGTGGAGGTGCGTCGGGGGGCTGTGCCGGTGCGGCTGGCTCGGTTGCACCATGCGTCGTTCACGGACCGGTTGGTGGCGAAGTTCGCGCTGCCGGTTTCCGGATGGCGGGGGGCTCGGCATTAG
- the recN gene encoding DNA repair protein RecN, whose product MVGGVLEEMRIRSLGVIDDAVVELSPGFTAVTGETGAGKTMVVTSLGLLLGGRADPALVRIGAKNAVVEGRIAMPDGASALVRAEEAGAELDDGALLISRTVSAEGRSRAHLGGRSVPVGVLAELADELVAVHGQTDQQGLLKLSRQRAALDRYAGDAVAVPLTKYAEAYRRLRAVSVELDEIVSRARERAQEADMLRYGLDEIAGVEPRVGEDVELAEEAERLGHAEALASAATAAHAALAGNPEDPEGVDATTLVAGAHRALEAVRSHDPALAALADRIGEIGILLGDVAGELAGYADDLDADPLRLAAVEERRAALNALTRKYGQYGQNGQDIASVLSWAEEGAQRLTELDGDDERIDELTAERDALRAELGGLAQALTDARAEAAERFAAAVTAELASLAMPHARVSFEIRQSDDAEGVEVGGRTVAYGPSGVDEVELLLAPHPGAPPRPIAKGASGGELSRVMLAVEVVFAGTDPVPTYLFDEVDAGVGGKAAVEIGRRLARLAKSAQVVVVTHLPQVAAFADRQLLVEKTNDGSVTRSGVKVLEGEDRVRELSRMLAGQEDSETARAHAEELLAAARADA is encoded by the coding sequence ATGGTCGGGGGCGTGTTGGAGGAGATGCGGATACGGTCGCTCGGAGTCATCGACGACGCGGTCGTCGAGTTGTCGCCCGGCTTCACCGCCGTGACAGGTGAGACGGGTGCGGGCAAGACCATGGTGGTCACCAGCCTCGGCCTGCTGCTCGGCGGGCGGGCGGACCCGGCGCTCGTGCGGATCGGTGCGAAGAACGCCGTCGTGGAGGGCCGGATCGCGATGCCCGACGGCGCGTCGGCGTTGGTACGGGCCGAGGAGGCCGGCGCCGAACTCGACGACGGGGCGCTGCTGATCAGCCGTACCGTTTCCGCCGAGGGGCGGTCGCGGGCGCACCTGGGCGGGCGTTCCGTCCCGGTGGGTGTGCTCGCCGAACTGGCCGACGAACTTGTCGCCGTGCACGGGCAGACCGACCAGCAGGGGCTGCTGAAGCTGTCCCGGCAGCGGGCGGCGCTCGACCGGTACGCGGGGGACGCGGTGGCCGTGCCGCTCACCAAGTACGCGGAGGCCTACCGGCGGCTGCGGGCCGTCTCCGTCGAGCTCGACGAGATCGTGTCGCGCGCGCGTGAGCGGGCCCAGGAAGCCGACATGCTGAGATACGGGCTCGACGAGATCGCGGGCGTCGAGCCGCGGGTCGGCGAGGACGTGGAGCTGGCCGAGGAGGCCGAGCGGCTCGGGCACGCGGAGGCGCTGGCGTCCGCCGCGACGGCCGCGCACGCCGCGCTCGCGGGCAATCCCGAGGACCCGGAGGGCGTGGACGCCACGACGCTCGTCGCGGGCGCCCACCGGGCGCTGGAGGCCGTGCGGTCGCACGACCCGGCGCTGGCCGCGCTCGCCGACCGGATCGGCGAGATCGGGATCCTGCTGGGCGATGTGGCGGGGGAGCTGGCGGGGTACGCCGACGACCTGGACGCCGATCCGCTGCGGCTGGCGGCCGTCGAGGAGCGACGGGCCGCCCTCAACGCGCTCACCCGGAAGTACGGCCAGTACGGACAGAACGGCCAGGACATCGCCTCGGTGCTGTCCTGGGCCGAGGAGGGCGCCCAGCGGCTCACCGAACTCGACGGTGACGACGAGCGGATCGACGAGCTGACCGCCGAGCGGGACGCCCTGCGGGCCGAACTGGGCGGCCTCGCACAGGCCTTGACGGACGCCCGGGCGGAGGCCGCCGAGCGGTTCGCCGCGGCCGTCACCGCCGAGCTGGCCTCGCTCGCCATGCCGCACGCGCGCGTGTCGTTCGAGATCCGGCAGAGCGATGATGCCGAAGGAGTCGAGGTGGGCGGGCGTACGGTCGCGTACGGGCCGTCCGGTGTGGACGAGGTCGAGCTGCTGCTCGCCCCGCACCCGGGGGCGCCGCCCCGGCCCATCGCCAAGGGTGCCTCGGGTGGTGAGCTGTCGCGGGTGATGCTGGCCGTCGAGGTGGTGTTCGCCGGGACGGATCCCGTGCCGACGTATCTCTTCGACGAGGTCGACGCCGGTGTCGGCGGCAAGGCCGCGGTCGAGATCGGGCGGCGGCTCGCCCGGCTGGCCAAGTCGGCCCAGGTCGTGGTCGTCACGCACCTGCCGCAGGTGGCCGCCTTCGCCGACCGGCAGTTGCTCGTGGAGAAGACCAACGACGGGTCCGTGACCCGGTCCGGTGTGAAGGTCCTGGAGGGCGAGGACCGCGTGCGCGAGCTGTCGCGGATGCTCGCCGGCCAGGAGGACTCGGAGACGGCGCGCGCGCACGCGGAGGAACTGCTGGCGGCGGCCCGCGCGGACGCGTAG
- a CDS encoding glycosyltransferase family 4 protein has product MSHVSSHSPHGQSPLRTVQVLGGGSAVSSAHVRSLASGLVARGVRVTVCAPGEADGVYDFTGAGAHHVHVPRSSDPASVATLRSACADADLVHAHGLHAGFRATLALGRRTTPLVVTWHTRAYAEGARAHLLRLLERRVAKAAAVVLGTTSELVDRARSRGARDARLAAVALPAPRRNDADDDTERPTSKVRAELGATDRPLLMAVGALDRHRGYDTLLDAAREWRGLDPAPLLVIAGEGPLRSVLQRRIEDEELPVRLVGRRDDISELIAAADLALVPGGPEARSVLAQEALHARVPLVAAAVGSVPDLVGDGAELVPYGDAAALAAAVVRLLRDPALREALAERGTRQAATWPTEDETVAQVLSVYDELTRWSPLT; this is encoded by the coding sequence GTGAGCCACGTGAGCAGCCACTCACCACACGGCCAGTCGCCGCTGCGAACCGTGCAAGTGCTCGGCGGCGGCAGCGCGGTGAGCAGCGCGCATGTGCGGTCGCTGGCCTCGGGTCTCGTCGCCCGGGGCGTACGGGTCACAGTGTGCGCCCCCGGCGAGGCCGACGGTGTGTACGACTTCACCGGCGCCGGCGCCCACCACGTCCACGTGCCCCGCAGCAGCGACCCCGCCTCGGTGGCCACCTTGCGCAGCGCCTGCGCGGACGCCGACCTGGTGCACGCGCACGGCCTGCACGCCGGCTTCCGCGCCACCCTCGCGCTCGGTCGGCGCACCACCCCGCTCGTCGTCACCTGGCACACGCGTGCGTACGCGGAGGGGGCGCGGGCGCATCTGCTGCGGCTGCTGGAGCGGCGGGTCGCCAAGGCCGCCGCCGTGGTCCTCGGCACCACCTCCGAGCTCGTCGACCGGGCCCGCAGCCGGGGCGCGCGCGACGCCCGGCTCGCCGCCGTCGCCCTGCCCGCGCCGCGTCGGAACGACGCCGACGACGACACCGAGCGGCCCACCTCCAAGGTCCGGGCCGAACTCGGCGCCACGGACCGCCCGTTGCTCATGGCCGTCGGCGCGCTCGACCGTCACCGGGGATACGACACGCTGCTGGACGCGGCCCGGGAGTGGCGGGGCCTGGACCCCGCGCCGCTGCTCGTCATCGCGGGCGAGGGGCCGCTGCGGAGTGTCCTGCAGCGGCGTATCGAGGACGAGGAGCTGCCCGTACGGCTCGTGGGGCGGCGCGACGACATCTCCGAGCTGATCGCCGCCGCCGATCTCGCGCTGGTGCCCGGCGGCCCCGAGGCCCGCTCCGTCCTCGCTCAGGAGGCGCTCCACGCGCGCGTGCCGCTCGTCGCGGCCGCCGTCGGATCAGTGCCGGACCTGGTCGGGGACGGCGCCGAACTCGTCCCGTACGGCGATGCCGCAGCGCTCGCCGCAGCCGTCGTACGCCTCCTGCGTGACCCCGCCCTGCGGGAGGCGCTGGCTGAGCGGGGCACGCGGCAGGCCGCCACCTGGCCGACGGAGGACGAGACGGTGGCACAGGTGCTCAGCGTCTACGACGAGTTGACGCGCTGGAGTCCACTGACCTGA
- a CDS encoding PucR family transcriptional regulator, producing MDTRDSRAPGDGREAQAGITVRRALELPGLRGGLPEILAGADRLHRTVRWVHAGEVPNIASLLKGGELLLTTGYGLGTRPADQRAFVRTLAERGIAALVIELGPRFTRLPAALVETARSAGLPLVQLHREVAFVTVTEEIHTEIVNGHYALLQQAEEVHRRCTEALLGGGGIPQVLGILAGFSGNPVFLETADGQLLYAAGAGPADTDPLQVWEGLRSQHKDEPPAGTAIVDVPGGGPGTGSVRARLVLLPVVAPPAPVHRIAAERAAGVLAVVLMQARQEEELAARGRGDFLSDLAEGRIQAADAPAQARVLGFKPGGGPLLPVVMRLADGLSPDGGGWAVLARAVAEELASVGVPVLLGVRPVEGRVPLLLGLRAESERPAIADKVAAALRAGVERAGMRRPGGRPPVIVVGVPGGWAAASAGLRHAAETATAAQGLTDLPWYDARRLDIDLLLWRLRDHPDLAAFVDRAIGPLRDHDDRAKPPLLPTLETYLAHAGRKAETARELHLNRQTLYNRLARIGELLGTDLDDPQAVLALSLALRARRHVT from the coding sequence ATGGACACCCGTGACAGCCGCGCACCCGGTGACGGCCGCGAGGCGCAGGCCGGCATCACCGTGCGGCGGGCGCTGGAGCTGCCCGGGCTGCGCGGCGGGCTGCCGGAGATCCTGGCCGGCGCCGACCGGCTGCACCGGACCGTGCGCTGGGTGCACGCGGGCGAGGTCCCGAACATCGCCTCGCTCCTCAAGGGCGGCGAACTGCTGCTGACCACCGGGTACGGGCTCGGCACCCGCCCCGCCGACCAGCGCGCGTTCGTCCGGACCCTGGCCGAGCGCGGCATCGCGGCCCTCGTCATCGAACTGGGCCCGCGCTTCACCCGCCTCCCCGCCGCCCTCGTGGAGACCGCGCGCTCGGCCGGGCTTCCCCTCGTCCAACTGCACCGCGAGGTGGCGTTCGTGACGGTCACCGAGGAGATCCACACCGAGATCGTCAACGGCCACTACGCGCTCCTCCAGCAGGCCGAGGAGGTCCACCGCCGCTGCACCGAGGCCCTGCTCGGCGGGGGCGGGATCCCGCAGGTCCTGGGCATCCTGGCCGGTTTCAGCGGCAACCCCGTCTTCCTGGAGACCGCCGACGGACAGCTCCTGTACGCCGCCGGAGCCGGCCCTGCGGACACCGATCCGCTCCAGGTGTGGGAGGGGCTGCGCTCCCAGCACAAGGACGAGCCGCCGGCCGGCACGGCCATCGTCGACGTACCGGGCGGCGGCCCGGGCACGGGCTCGGTACGGGCCCGCCTGGTCCTCCTTCCGGTCGTCGCCCCGCCGGCCCCCGTGCACCGGATCGCCGCCGAGCGGGCGGCAGGCGTCCTCGCCGTCGTCCTGATGCAGGCCCGGCAGGAGGAGGAGCTGGCGGCACGCGGGCGCGGCGACTTCCTCAGTGACCTCGCCGAGGGCCGCATCCAGGCGGCGGACGCCCCCGCACAGGCCCGCGTCCTGGGCTTCAAGCCGGGCGGCGGCCCCCTGCTGCCGGTGGTGATGCGGCTCGCCGACGGGCTGTCCCCCGACGGGGGAGGCTGGGCCGTCCTGGCCCGCGCGGTGGCCGAGGAGCTGGCCTCGGTGGGCGTGCCCGTCCTCCTCGGCGTGCGCCCCGTCGAGGGCCGCGTCCCGCTGCTGCTGGGCCTGCGCGCGGAGTCGGAGCGCCCAGCGATCGCGGACAAGGTCGCGGCGGCGCTGCGGGCCGGTGTGGAGCGCGCCGGGATGCGGCGGCCGGGCGGGCGGCCGCCCGTGATCGTCGTCGGGGTCCCCGGTGGCTGGGCGGCCGCCTCGGCGGGCCTCAGGCACGCGGCGGAGACGGCGACGGCCGCGCAGGGCCTTACCGACCTCCCCTGGTACGACGCCCGGCGCCTCGACATCGACCTGCTGCTGTGGCGGCTGCGGGACCACCCCGACCTGGCCGCCTTCGTGGACCGCGCGATCGGCCCCCTCCGCGACCACGACGACCGCGCCAAGCCCCCGCTGCTGCCCACCCTGGAGACCTATCTGGCCCACGCCGGCCGCAAGGCGGAGACCGCCCGCGAACTGCACCTCAACCGCCAGACCCTCTACAACCGCCTCGCCCGCATCGGTGAACTGCTCGGCACCGACCTCGACGACCCGCAGGCGGTACTGGCGCTGAGCCTGGCACTACGCGCCCGCAGACACGTCACCTGA
- a CDS encoding FAD-binding oxidoreductase, whose protein sequence is MAPLSKAHAALASLREDLAGDVYAPADPGYDEARSVFNSMIDRRPAVIAQCVDGADVVRSVRFARDLDLRIAVRGGGHSVAGMALNDNGLVIDLRRMHAVTVHPGSMSVRVEGGATMSHLDRATEPHRLATTGGRASTTGVGGFVLGGGSGWLDRVFGLAVDNLLGVELVTADGQAVRASSEENPDLFWALHGGGGNFGVATALTLRLHELPAFSIALLLYLPERGPEVVRVYRDVIETGPPEASGGIIYLTAPPDEFVPGHLVGRLACGVLLTYAGTEDDMRKTAQPLLALPHEAEVVGAMPYADVQCMIDDPPGMRNYWSAEYLTGLPDELVDVFATRAWTMPVPTGTQHVLFPLGGAIADGPAHYPVPYRNAPWVVHPFGVWKDPADDERCVQWVRDVRADVRPWSTGAVYLNFVGDEGADRVVAGLGADHYRRLTAVKTAYDPDNIFRFNHNIPPA, encoded by the coding sequence ATGGCTCCCCTCTCGAAGGCGCACGCGGCCCTCGCCTCACTCCGCGAGGATCTGGCCGGCGACGTGTACGCCCCGGCGGATCCGGGTTACGACGAGGCCCGGTCGGTCTTCAACTCCATGATCGACCGGCGCCCGGCCGTGATCGCGCAGTGCGTGGACGGGGCCGACGTCGTGCGCTCGGTGCGCTTCGCCCGTGATCTGGACCTGCGCATCGCCGTACGCGGCGGTGGCCACAGCGTGGCCGGAATGGCGCTGAACGACAACGGGCTCGTCATCGATCTGCGCCGGATGCACGCGGTCACGGTCCATCCCGGGTCCATGAGCGTCCGGGTCGAGGGCGGCGCCACCATGAGCCATCTCGACCGCGCCACCGAGCCCCACCGCCTCGCGACCACCGGCGGCCGGGCGTCGACCACGGGAGTCGGCGGCTTCGTTCTCGGCGGCGGCAGCGGCTGGCTGGACCGCGTCTTCGGGCTCGCCGTCGACAACCTGCTCGGCGTGGAACTGGTGACCGCCGACGGCCAGGCGGTGCGCGCGAGCAGCGAGGAGAACCCGGACCTGTTCTGGGCGCTGCACGGCGGCGGCGGGAACTTCGGCGTCGCCACCGCCCTCACCCTCCGGCTGCACGAACTGCCCGCCTTCTCCATCGCCCTGCTGCTCTACCTCCCGGAACGCGGCCCCGAGGTGGTGCGCGTGTACCGCGACGTCATCGAGACCGGCCCGCCGGAGGCGAGCGGCGGCATCATCTACCTCACCGCCCCGCCCGACGAGTTCGTCCCAGGACACCTGGTGGGCAGGCTCGCGTGCGGTGTCCTCCTGACGTACGCGGGGACCGAGGACGACATGCGCAAGACCGCCCAGCCGCTGCTGGCGCTGCCGCACGAGGCCGAGGTGGTCGGCGCGATGCCGTACGCGGACGTGCAGTGCATGATCGACGATCCGCCGGGCATGCGGAACTACTGGTCGGCGGAGTATCTGACCGGTCTGCCGGACGAGTTGGTGGACGTCTTCGCCACCCGCGCCTGGACGATGCCCGTGCCGACCGGCACGCAGCACGTGCTCTTCCCGCTGGGCGGCGCGATCGCCGACGGCCCCGCCCACTATCCCGTGCCGTACCGGAACGCCCCCTGGGTCGTGCACCCCTTCGGCGTCTGGAAGGACCCGGCGGACGACGAGCGGTGCGTCCAGTGGGTACGGGACGTCCGCGCCGACGTCCGGCCGTGGAGCACCGGCGCGGTCTACCTCAACTTCGTCGGCGACGAGGGCGCCGACCGGGTCGTGGCCGGCCTCGGCGCCGACCACTACCGGCGGCTGACCGCGGTGAAGACCGCGTACGACCCCGACAACATCTTCCGCTTCAACCACAACATCCCGCCGGCCTGA
- a CDS encoding glycoside hydrolase family 15 protein produces the protein MARRIEDYALIGDMQTAALVCRDGTVDWLCLPRFDSHAVFAGLLGTEEHGFWRLGPAHASDAQPPTASRRRYRGDSLILESEWDTPRGTVRVTDFMPPRDGAPQLIRIVEGISGRVPMRSALRMRFSYGRVVPWVHKHEGRTVAVAGPDSVWFDTECETYGKALTTYADFTVTPGDRIAFTISWEPSHKQPPPLPEPEPSLQATEEFWRDWVEQCTYHGPYREAVIRSLITLKALTYAPTGGIVAAPTTSLPEHIGGVRNWDYRYTWLRDAAITLSSLLRTGYRDEARAWREWLLRAVAGDPENLQIMYGIAGERELGEAELEWLPGYENSAPVRVGNGAAHQLQLDVYGEVTEALHLAHMTGLARNDYASLLQLKLIRYLEDHWDEPDEGIWEVRGPRRHFVHSKVMAWVAVDRTIKLIESGDADGPLEKWRELRDDIHRDVCEKGYDKERNTFTQSYGSKELDASLLLIPQMGFLPPDDKRVIGTIEAIQRELSTPDGFILRYPTQGEKEGVDGLPGDEGAFLACSFWMADDLAMIGRVDEARKLFEKLLSLRNDLGLLAEEWDPVLKRQVGNFPQAFSHVPLIDTALRLTASGAYGG, from the coding sequence GTGGCCCGGCGCATCGAAGACTACGCACTCATCGGAGACATGCAGACCGCAGCCCTGGTCTGCCGGGACGGCACGGTCGACTGGCTGTGCCTGCCCCGCTTCGACTCCCACGCCGTCTTCGCGGGACTGCTCGGCACGGAGGAACACGGGTTCTGGCGCCTGGGCCCCGCCCACGCGTCGGACGCGCAGCCGCCGACGGCCTCCCGCCGCCGGTACCGCGGCGACTCGCTGATCCTGGAATCCGAGTGGGACACCCCCCGCGGCACCGTCCGTGTGACCGATTTCATGCCGCCCCGTGACGGCGCCCCGCAGCTGATCCGGATCGTGGAGGGCATCAGCGGCCGGGTACCGATGCGCTCGGCGCTGCGCATGCGCTTCTCGTACGGACGTGTCGTCCCCTGGGTGCACAAGCACGAGGGGCGCACGGTGGCCGTCGCCGGGCCGGACTCGGTGTGGTTCGACACCGAGTGCGAGACGTACGGCAAGGCGCTGACCACGTACGCCGACTTCACGGTGACGCCGGGCGACCGGATCGCGTTCACGATCTCCTGGGAGCCCTCGCACAAGCAGCCCCCGCCGCTTCCCGAGCCCGAGCCGTCGCTCCAGGCCACCGAGGAGTTCTGGCGCGACTGGGTGGAGCAGTGCACGTACCACGGCCCGTACCGCGAGGCGGTGATCCGCTCGCTGATCACCCTCAAGGCCCTGACGTACGCCCCCACCGGCGGCATCGTCGCCGCGCCGACCACCTCGCTCCCGGAGCACATCGGCGGCGTCCGCAACTGGGACTACCGCTACACCTGGCTGCGCGACGCGGCCATCACCCTCTCCTCGCTGCTGCGCACCGGCTACCGCGACGAAGCCCGCGCCTGGCGCGAGTGGCTGCTGCGCGCGGTCGCCGGTGACCCGGAGAACCTGCAGATCATGTACGGCATCGCCGGTGAGCGGGAGCTCGGCGAGGCCGAGCTGGAGTGGCTGCCCGGGTACGAGAACTCGGCGCCGGTCCGGGTCGGCAACGGCGCCGCGCACCAGCTCCAGCTGGATGTGTACGGCGAGGTCACCGAGGCCCTGCACCTGGCCCACATGACCGGCCTGGCCCGCAACGACTACGCCTCCCTCCTCCAGCTGAAGCTGATCCGCTACCTGGAGGACCACTGGGACGAGCCGGACGAGGGCATCTGGGAGGTGCGCGGCCCGCGCCGCCACTTCGTGCACTCCAAGGTCATGGCCTGGGTCGCCGTCGACCGCACGATCAAGCTCATCGAGTCCGGCGACGCGGACGGCCCGCTGGAGAAGTGGCGCGAGCTGCGCGACGACATCCACCGGGACGTGTGTGAGAAGGGTTACGACAAGGAGCGCAACACCTTCACACAGTCGTACGGCTCGAAGGAGTTGGACGCCTCGCTGCTGCTGATCCCGCAGATGGGTTTCCTGCCGCCGGACGACAAGCGGGTCATCGGCACCATCGAGGCGATCCAGCGCGAGCTGTCGACCCCGGACGGCTTCATCCTGCGCTACCCGACGCAGGGCGAGAAGGAGGGCGTCGACGGCCTGCCCGGCGACGAGGGCGCGTTCCTCGCCTGTTCGTTCTGGATGGCCGACGACCTCGCGATGATCGGCCGCGTGGACGAGGCCCGCAAGCTCTTCGAGAAGCTGCTCTCCCTCCGCAACGACCTGGGTCTCCTCGCCGAGGAGTGGGACCCGGTCCTCAAGCGCCAGGTCGGCAACTTCCCGCAGGCGTTCAGCCACGTCCCCCTCATCGACACGGCCCTGCGGCTGACCGCCTCGGGGGCGTACGGCGGCTGA
- a CDS encoding CTP synthase, with protein sequence MPPAAFRNSTATTTKHIFVTGGVASSLGKGLTASSLGMLLKARGLRVVMQKLDPYLNVDPGTMNPFQHGEVFVTNDGAETDLDIGHYERFLDRDLDGSANVTTGQVYNTVIAKERRGEYLGDTVQVIPHITNEIKHRIRRMASDEVDVVITEVGGTVGDIESLPFLETVRQVRHEVGRDNVFVVHISLLPYIGPSGELKTKPTQHSVAALRNIGIQPDAIVLRCDREVPGAIKRKISLMCDVDEAAVVACPDARSIYDIPKTVHGEGLDAYVVRKLDLAFRDVDWTTWDDLLDRVHNPDHEINLALVGKYIDLPDAYLSVTEALRAGGFANKARVKIKWVTSDDCKTPAGAAGQLADVDAICIPGGFGDRGVSGKVGAIQYARENKIPLLGLCLGLQCIVIEAARNLADIPDANSTEFDSATAHPVISTMAEQLDIVAGEGDMGGTMRLGMYPAKLAEGSIVREVYDGKEYVEERHRHRYEVNNAYRAELEKKAGLQFTGTSPDGKLVEYVEYPREVHPYLVATQAHPELRSRPTRPHPLFAGLVKAAVERKTGK encoded by the coding sequence ATGCCGCCCGCTGCTTTCCGAAACAGCACAGCCACGACGACCAAGCACATCTTCGTCACCGGGGGTGTCGCCTCCTCGCTCGGCAAGGGCCTGACCGCCTCCAGCCTCGGCATGCTGCTCAAGGCGCGGGGCCTGCGCGTCGTGATGCAGAAGCTCGACCCCTACCTGAACGTCGACCCCGGCACGATGAACCCCTTCCAGCACGGTGAGGTGTTCGTCACCAACGACGGCGCCGAGACCGACCTGGACATCGGCCACTACGAGCGCTTCCTCGACCGAGACCTGGACGGCTCGGCCAACGTCACCACCGGCCAGGTGTACAACACGGTGATCGCCAAGGAGCGGCGCGGCGAGTACCTGGGCGACACCGTGCAGGTCATCCCGCACATCACCAACGAGATCAAGCACCGCATCCGGCGCATGGCCTCCGACGAGGTCGATGTCGTCATCACCGAGGTCGGCGGCACGGTCGGCGACATCGAGTCGCTGCCGTTCCTGGAGACCGTCCGCCAGGTGCGTCACGAGGTCGGCCGCGACAACGTCTTTGTGGTGCACATCTCGCTCCTGCCGTACATCGGGCCGTCGGGAGAGCTGAAGACGAAGCCGACGCAGCACTCGGTTGCGGCGCTGCGCAACATCGGTATTCAGCCAGATGCGATCGTGCTGCGCTGCGACCGTGAGGTGCCCGGCGCGATCAAGCGCAAGATCTCCCTGATGTGCGACGTCGACGAGGCCGCCGTCGTCGCGTGTCCCGACGCCCGCTCGATCTACGACATCCCGAAGACCGTGCACGGCGAGGGCCTGGACGCCTACGTCGTCCGCAAGCTGGACCTGGCGTTCCGTGACGTGGACTGGACGACCTGGGACGACCTGCTCGACCGTGTCCACAACCCGGACCACGAGATCAACCTGGCGCTCGTCGGCAAGTACATCGACCTGCCCGACGCCTACCTCTCGGTCACCGAGGCGCTGCGCGCGGGCGGCTTCGCCAACAAGGCCCGCGTGAAGATCAAGTGGGTCACCTCGGACGACTGCAAGACCCCGGCCGGCGCCGCGGGACAGCTCGCCGACGTCGACGCCATCTGCATCCCCGGCGGCTTCGGCGACCGCGGTGTCTCCGGCAAGGTCGGCGCCATCCAGTACGCCCGTGAGAACAAGATCCCGCTGCTGGGCCTCTGCCTCGGCCTGCAGTGCATCGTGATCGAGGCCGCGCGGAACCTGGCCGACATCCCGGACGCCAACTCCACCGAGTTCGACTCCGCCACCGCCCACCCGGTCATCTCCACCATGGCCGAGCAGCTGGACATCGTGGCCGGTGAGGGCGACATGGGCGGCACCATGCGGCTGGGCATGTACCCGGCGAAGCTCGCCGAGGGCTCGATCGTGCGTGAGGTGTACGACGGCAAGGAGTACGTCGAGGAGCGCCACCGCCACCGCTACGAGGTGAACAACGCCTACCGCGCGGAACTGGAGAAGAAGGCCGGCCTGCAGTTCACCGGAACCTCTCCCGACGGCAAGCTCGTCGAGTACGTGGAGTACCCGCGCGAGGTCCACCCGTACCTGGTCGCGACCCAGGCACACCCCGAACTGCGCTCCCGCCCGACCCGCCCGCACCCGCTGTTCGCGGGGCTGGTGAAGGCCGCGGTGGAGCGCAAGACCGGTAAGTAA
- a CDS encoding NUDIX domain-containing protein, translating to MTIKDTAEEWEVRASETPFVGNKTSVRTDEVVMPGGSVVRRDYQVHPGSVAVLALDEEDRVLVLRQYRHPVRQKLWEIPAGLLDVPGENPLHAAQRELYEEAHVKAEDWRVLTDVYTTPGGCDEAVRIFLARDLSEVEGQRFEVEDEEADMELARVPVDELVRGVLAGELHNNCLVVGVLSLVAARSGEGVDALRPAEAPWPARPFES from the coding sequence ATGACGATCAAGGACACCGCCGAGGAGTGGGAGGTCCGGGCGAGCGAGACGCCGTTCGTCGGCAACAAGACCTCCGTGCGCACCGACGAGGTGGTCATGCCCGGCGGTTCGGTCGTCCGCCGCGACTACCAGGTCCACCCCGGTTCCGTCGCCGTCCTCGCCCTCGACGAGGAGGACCGGGTCCTGGTCCTGAGGCAGTACCGCCACCCCGTCCGCCAGAAGCTGTGGGAGATCCCGGCCGGGCTGCTCGACGTGCCGGGCGAGAACCCGCTGCACGCGGCCCAGCGCGAGCTGTACGAGGAGGCGCACGTCAAAGCGGAGGACTGGCGGGTGCTGACCGACGTCTACACCACGCCCGGCGGCTGCGACGAGGCCGTGCGGATCTTCCTCGCGCGCGATCTCTCCGAGGTCGAGGGGCAGCGGTTCGAGGTGGAGGACGAGGAGGCCGACATGGAGTTGGCCCGCGTTCCCGTGGACGAGCTGGTGCGGGGTGTCCTCGCGGGGGAGCTGCACAACAACTGCCTGGTCGTGGGGGTGCTTTCGCTGGTGGCGGCGAGGAGCGGGGAGGGCGTGGACGCCCTGCGTCCGGCCGAGGCGCCGTGGCCCGCGCGGCCGTTCGAGTCCTGA